Proteins encoded within one genomic window of Amycolatopsis nigrescens CSC17Ta-90:
- the rpsB gene encoding 30S ribosomal protein S2: MAVVTMKQLLDSGVHFGHQTRRWNPKMKRYIFTERNGIYIIDLQQTLTYIDRAYEFIKETVAHGGTIMFVGTKKQAQEAIASEALRVGMPFVNQRWLGGMLTNFQTVHKRLQRLKELESMEQTGGFVGLNKREILTLTREKDKLEKTLGGIRDMSKVPSAVWIVDTKKEHIAVGEARKLNIPVVAILDTNCDPDEVDFPIPGNDDAIRSAALLTKVVAEAAAAGLMARSGRNGSAAEGKDKPEPGVASDEPLAEWEKELLAGSETPAEDAGQAAGNVEASTEAPAEQTTAS; encoded by the coding sequence ATGGCCGTCGTCACCATGAAACAGCTGCTCGACAGCGGCGTGCACTTCGGGCATCAGACCCGCCGCTGGAACCCGAAGATGAAGCGCTACATCTTCACCGAGCGCAACGGCATCTACATCATCGATCTGCAGCAGACGCTGACCTACATCGATCGTGCGTACGAGTTCATCAAGGAGACCGTCGCGCACGGCGGCACCATCATGTTCGTCGGCACGAAGAAGCAGGCCCAGGAAGCGATCGCCAGCGAGGCGCTCCGGGTCGGCATGCCCTTCGTGAACCAGCGCTGGCTCGGTGGGATGCTGACCAACTTCCAGACCGTGCACAAGCGCCTCCAGCGCCTCAAGGAGCTCGAGTCGATGGAGCAGACCGGCGGTTTCGTCGGGCTGAACAAGCGCGAGATCCTGACGCTGACCCGCGAGAAGGACAAGCTGGAGAAGACCCTCGGCGGTATCCGCGACATGTCCAAGGTGCCCAGCGCCGTGTGGATCGTGGACACCAAGAAGGAGCACATCGCGGTCGGTGAGGCCAGGAAGCTGAACATCCCGGTCGTCGCGATCCTGGACACCAACTGCGACCCGGACGAGGTCGACTTCCCGATCCCGGGCAACGACGACGCGATCCGCTCCGCCGCGCTGCTGACCAAGGTCGTGGCCGAGGCCGCCGCCGCCGGGCTGATGGCCCGCTCCGGCCGCAACGGTTCCGCGGCCGAGGGCAAGGACAAGCCCGAGCCCGGGGTCGCCTCCGACGAGCCGCTGGCCGAGTGGGAGAAGGAGCTGCTCGCCGGCTCCGAGACCCCCGCCGAGGACGCCGGCCAGGCCGCCGGGAACGTCGAGGCCAGCACCGAAGCGCCTGCCGAGCAGACCACCGCTTCCTGA
- a CDS encoding phosphatidate cytidylyltransferase: protein MAQVSEERENVAQAAQPEQPEEPAKKASRAGRNLPAAIGVGVLLGAAIIGSLLTWRYLFIAIIAAAIAVGTIELAGALRRAAAIRISLIPVLAGGQAMIWLAWPFGREGALTAFVLTVLVCLLWRLPGGADGYLRDVGASVFAAAYLPLFGAFAAMLVPPVDGVGRVLAFMIGVVASDTGGYIAGVLGGKHPMAPSISPKKTWEGFAGSMIAGVAAGALTLSLLLDGQAWQGVLFGAAIVLTATLGDLVESLIKRDLGIKDMGTMLPGHGGLMDRLDSLLPSAVVSWLLLSAFVPA from the coding sequence ATGGCCCAGGTGAGCGAGGAACGCGAGAACGTGGCGCAAGCCGCGCAGCCGGAACAACCCGAGGAACCGGCCAAGAAGGCGTCGCGGGCCGGGCGGAATCTGCCCGCGGCGATCGGGGTCGGTGTCCTGCTCGGCGCCGCGATCATCGGTTCGCTGCTCACCTGGCGCTACCTCTTCATCGCGATCATCGCGGCGGCGATCGCGGTGGGCACCATCGAGCTTGCCGGTGCGCTGCGCCGGGCGGCGGCCATCCGGATCTCGCTGATCCCGGTGCTGGCCGGTGGCCAGGCGATGATCTGGTTGGCCTGGCCGTTCGGCCGCGAGGGCGCGCTCACCGCGTTCGTGCTCACCGTGCTGGTGTGCCTGCTGTGGCGGCTGCCCGGCGGTGCCGACGGGTACCTGCGGGACGTCGGTGCCTCGGTGTTCGCCGCCGCCTACCTGCCGCTGTTCGGTGCGTTCGCGGCGATGCTCGTGCCGCCGGTGGACGGCGTTGGCCGGGTGCTGGCGTTCATGATCGGCGTGGTCGCCTCGGACACCGGTGGCTACATCGCGGGTGTGCTCGGCGGCAAGCACCCGATGGCGCCGTCGATCAGCCCCAAGAAGACCTGGGAAGGCTTCGCCGGTTCGATGATCGCGGGCGTGGCCGCCGGCGCGCTGACGCTCAGCCTGCTGCTGGACGGGCAGGCCTGGCAGGGCGTGCTCTTCGGCGCCGCCATCGTGCTCACCGCGACCCTGGGCGACCTGGTGGAGTCGCTGATCAAGCGTGACCTCGGCATCAAGGACATGGGCACGATGCTGCCCGGCCACGGTGGCCTGATGGACCGGCTCGACTCGCTGCTCCCGTCCGCGGTGGTCTCCTGGCTGCTGTTGTCGGCTTTCGTACCCGCGTGA
- a CDS encoding DUF2469 domain-containing protein, protein MSAEDLEKYETEMELSLYREYRDIVGQFSYVVETERRFYLANAVDVQVRDGGGEVYFEVRMSDAWVWDMYRPARFVKNVRVITFKDVNVEELDKPDLRLPEDGPFSG, encoded by the coding sequence ATGAGCGCAGAGGATCTCGAGAAGTACGAGACCGAGATGGAGCTTTCGCTGTACCGGGAGTACCGCGACATCGTCGGTCAGTTTTCGTACGTGGTGGAGACCGAGCGGCGATTTTACCTGGCCAACGCCGTGGACGTGCAGGTCCGCGACGGTGGTGGCGAGGTGTACTTCGAGGTACGGATGTCCGATGCCTGGGTGTGGGACATGTACCGGCCGGCCAGGTTCGTGAAGAACGTCCGGGTGATCACCTTCAAGGACGTGAACGTCGAGGAGCTGGACAAACCCGACCTGCGGCTGCCGGAGGACGGCCCGTTCTCCGGCTGA
- the dprA gene encoding DNA-processing protein DprA translates to MSSGTLDGQGTRSLDRERLARAYLLRVAEPPAPALVELVARHGPILAADRVRAGECSGRVVDETAARRGIELAEQDFDEAGKCDGRLVIPEDDEWPAWPLLALEMATSRGAQGVSPPLGLWVRGAARLDEVADRAVAIVGARASTRYGEQVASEWAHGLSGQDMPVLSGAAYGIDGAAHRGALHAGGLTAAVLGCGLDQGYPAGHVALLDRIAEHGLVVSEYPPGTPPARHRFLVRNRLIAALSDGTIVVEAGARSGARNTASTAGVLGKVVMAVPGPVSSAMSVGCHGLIRDAGATLVASLAEVVETVGRLGVAAPERAKPRRRTDGLDEQSLRVHEALAPRTGKPSEQLAAESGVPLPRVRAVLPVLELDGLAERCEGGWRRSRNPATAPPERAGFR, encoded by the coding sequence ATGAGCAGCGGCACCCTGGATGGCCAGGGCACGCGCAGTCTCGACCGGGAGCGGCTCGCGCGGGCCTACCTGCTGCGGGTCGCGGAACCGCCGGCACCCGCACTGGTGGAGCTGGTGGCGAGGCACGGCCCGATCCTGGCGGCCGATCGGGTACGGGCCGGTGAGTGTTCCGGCCGTGTCGTCGACGAGACCGCGGCTCGCCGTGGGATCGAACTGGCCGAGCAGGACTTCGACGAGGCGGGAAAATGCGATGGCAGGCTGGTGATCCCGGAGGACGACGAATGGCCGGCCTGGCCGCTGCTCGCGCTCGAAATGGCCACCTCCCGCGGTGCTCAGGGTGTTTCACCTCCGCTGGGCCTGTGGGTGCGCGGCGCGGCCCGGCTCGACGAGGTGGCCGATCGCGCGGTGGCGATCGTGGGTGCCAGAGCGTCCACCCGTTACGGCGAGCAGGTCGCGTCGGAGTGGGCGCATGGGCTGTCCGGCCAGGACATGCCGGTGCTCTCCGGTGCGGCCTACGGCATCGACGGGGCGGCCCACCGCGGTGCCCTGCACGCCGGCGGCCTGACCGCGGCGGTGCTCGGCTGCGGTCTCGACCAGGGTTACCCGGCGGGCCATGTGGCGTTGCTGGACCGCATCGCCGAGCACGGCCTCGTGGTCAGCGAGTACCCGCCCGGCACCCCGCCGGCAAGGCACCGGTTCCTGGTGCGGAACCGGCTCATCGCGGCGCTCAGCGACGGCACCATCGTGGTGGAGGCGGGAGCCCGGAGCGGAGCCAGGAACACGGCGAGCACGGCCGGAGTGCTCGGCAAAGTGGTGATGGCGGTGCCAGGGCCGGTGAGCTCGGCGATGTCCGTCGGTTGTCACGGGCTGATCCGGGATGCCGGGGCCACCCTGGTCGCCTCGCTGGCCGAGGTGGTGGAGACGGTGGGCAGGCTGGGTGTCGCGGCGCCGGAGCGGGCAAAGCCGCGACGGCGGACGGATGGCCTGGACGAGCAGTCACTCCGAGTGCACGAGGCGCTGGCACCGCGTACCGGGAAGCCGTCGGAGCAACTGGCCGCCGAGTCCGGTGTGCCGTTGCCGCGCGTCCGGGCGGTACTGCCCGTGCTGGAGCTGGACGGGCTGGCCGAGCGTTGCGAGGGAGGCTGGCGGCGCAGCCGGAACCCGGCGACAGCGCCGCCCGAAAGGGCCGGTTTCCGGTGA
- a CDS encoding FliA/WhiG family RNA polymerase sigma factor, protein MIPGEQRPVFTFSRRARTEPPSTPARTPVPGVLPTTYEPGERTDPATAENGGPVTADLQVNDTDRADTSSPGGDGVVPARSATRPGSDVEAGVQALWQQFARAPQQRIRDRLVLHYAPLVKYVAGRVGTGLPTHVDVGDLVQSGIFGLVDAIEKFDPDRGLRFETYAMQRIRGAILDDLRSQDWVPRVVRARAREAERALERLGARLNRTPTDAELAVELDISVDDLRDLYGQLQLTSVVALEDLVAAGKDSGSLVDTLPDDDAIDPVAVLVDQDNRRQLAEAIAQLTERDRIVVSLYYFESLTLAEIGKVLGVTESRVSQLHTRAVLRLRAKLVEQASS, encoded by the coding sequence ATGATTCCGGGGGAGCAGAGGCCAGTCTTCACGTTCAGCCGTCGCGCGCGGACGGAGCCGCCGAGCACACCCGCCCGTACTCCGGTTCCGGGCGTGCTACCGACAACGTACGAGCCCGGAGAGCGAACTGACCCCGCCACTGCCGAGAACGGCGGTCCCGTGACCGCCGACCTCCAGGTGAACGACACCGACCGCGCTGACACCTCCTCGCCGGGCGGTGATGGCGTCGTGCCCGCACGAAGCGCGACGCGGCCGGGCAGCGACGTGGAGGCGGGGGTCCAGGCGCTGTGGCAGCAGTTCGCGCGGGCCCCACAGCAGCGGATCAGGGACCGGCTCGTGCTCCACTACGCGCCACTGGTCAAGTACGTGGCCGGCCGGGTTGGCACCGGCCTGCCGACCCATGTCGACGTGGGCGACCTCGTGCAGTCCGGCATCTTCGGCCTGGTCGACGCGATCGAGAAGTTCGATCCGGACCGCGGTCTTCGCTTCGAAACCTATGCGATGCAGCGCATCCGCGGCGCCATCCTGGACGACCTGCGCTCGCAGGACTGGGTGCCCAGGGTCGTGCGGGCCCGTGCGCGGGAGGCGGAGCGGGCCCTGGAACGGCTCGGCGCCCGGCTGAACCGCACGCCCACCGACGCCGAGCTGGCCGTGGAGCTCGACATCAGCGTGGACGATCTGCGCGATCTGTACGGCCAGCTGCAACTGACCAGCGTGGTCGCACTGGAAGACCTGGTCGCGGCCGGTAAGGACTCCGGTTCGCTGGTCGACACCCTGCCCGACGACGACGCGATCGACCCGGTCGCCGTGCTGGTGGACCAGGACAACCGGCGGCAGCTCGCCGAGGCCATCGCGCAACTCACCGAGCGCGACCGGATCGTGGTCAGCCTCTACTACTTCGAAAGCCTCACCCTGGCCGAGATCGGCAAGGTGCTCGGGGTGACCGAGTCCAGGGTCAGCCAGCTGCACACCAGGGCGGTGCTGCGGCTGCGGGCCAAGCTCGTGGAGCAGGCCAGCAGCTGA
- a CDS encoding YifB family Mg chelatase-like AAA ATPase, producing MPIARAWSVALLGIDGRVVEAEADIGGGLPGVKIVGLPDAGLREAKDRVRSAVRNSGQSWPKERVTLGLSPASLPKLGSGYDLAMAVAVLSAAGTVPASRLLGTVLLGELALDGRVRAVRGVLPGLLAARKAGVRRAVVPVESLSEAALVDGIEVRGAARLRDVLGWLRGEDVLVAPVPPSTAEPPAVLDLADVIGQPEARWALEVAAAGGHHLLLTGPPGVGKTMLARRLPGLLPMLSGEESLEVTAVESVHGSLSRTSPLVKVPPFMAPHHSTSVAALIGGGSGLASPGLISRAHRGVLFLDEVCEFGPQRLESLRTALEEGEVRIARQRGVVCYPARFQLVLATNPCPCAPPRETDCSCSPAARRRYLGRLSGPLLDRVDLRVRMRPITAMSAHEAGEPESTAVVRSRVLRARKRAAERWAMHGWRTNAEVPGPVLRREFALPGKVTSVLDRGLDRGAVTARGADRCLRIAWTLSDLAEAERPDADHVSTALEFRDRRAA from the coding sequence ATGCCGATCGCACGAGCGTGGTCGGTCGCCCTGCTCGGTATCGACGGCCGGGTGGTGGAGGCCGAAGCGGACATCGGCGGCGGGCTGCCCGGGGTCAAGATCGTCGGGCTGCCGGACGCCGGCCTGCGCGAGGCGAAGGACCGGGTCCGCTCGGCGGTGCGGAACTCGGGCCAGTCCTGGCCGAAGGAGCGGGTGACCCTGGGCCTGTCCCCGGCCAGCCTGCCCAAGCTCGGCTCCGGTTACGACCTGGCGATGGCGGTGGCCGTGCTCAGCGCGGCCGGCACGGTGCCGGCGTCCAGGCTGCTCGGCACGGTGCTGCTCGGTGAGCTGGCGCTGGACGGCCGGGTGCGTGCGGTGCGCGGGGTGCTGCCCGGCCTGCTCGCGGCCAGGAAGGCCGGGGTTCGCCGCGCGGTGGTGCCGGTGGAGTCCCTGAGCGAGGCCGCGCTGGTGGACGGCATCGAGGTGCGGGGTGCGGCGCGGCTGCGCGACGTGCTGGGCTGGCTCAGAGGCGAGGATGTGCTCGTCGCCCCGGTCCCGCCGAGTACGGCCGAACCGCCGGCGGTGCTGGACCTCGCCGACGTGATCGGCCAGCCCGAGGCGCGCTGGGCGCTGGAGGTGGCCGCCGCGGGCGGGCACCATCTGCTGCTCACCGGACCACCCGGAGTCGGCAAGACAATGCTCGCCCGCCGGTTGCCCGGCCTGCTGCCGATGTTGTCCGGCGAGGAGTCGCTGGAGGTCACCGCGGTGGAGTCGGTGCACGGCTCGCTGTCCAGAACCTCACCACTGGTAAAGGTGCCGCCGTTCATGGCCCCGCACCATTCGACCTCGGTGGCGGCGCTGATCGGTGGCGGCAGCGGACTGGCGAGCCCCGGCCTGATCAGCCGCGCGCACCGCGGAGTGCTCTTCCTGGACGAGGTCTGCGAGTTCGGCCCGCAGCGACTGGAGTCCCTGCGCACCGCGCTCGAAGAGGGCGAGGTCCGGATTGCCCGCCAGCGCGGCGTGGTCTGCTACCCGGCGCGCTTCCAGTTGGTGCTGGCGACCAACCCCTGTCCTTGCGCCCCACCACGCGAAACGGACTGTTCCTGCTCGCCCGCCGCTCGCCGCCGGTACCTCGGCCGGCTCTCCGGGCCGCTGCTGGACCGGGTCGACCTCCGGGTGCGGATGCGCCCGATCACCGCGATGAGCGCGCACGAGGCCGGTGAGCCGGAGTCCACCGCGGTGGTCCGGAGCCGGGTACTGCGGGCCAGGAAACGAGCCGCCGAGCGCTGGGCGATGCACGGCTGGCGGACCAACGCCGAGGTGCCGGGGCCGGTGCTACGGCGCGAGTTCGCGCTGCCCGGCAAGGTCACCTCGGTGCTGGACCGGGGACTCGACCGTGGTGCGGTCACCGCGCGCGGGGCCGACCGGTGCCTGCGCATCGCCTGGACGCTCAGCGATCTCGCCGAGGCCGAGCGGCCGGACGCCGACCATGTGTCCACCGCGCTGGAGTTTCGTGATCGGCGGGCGGCATGA
- a CDS encoding M23 family metallopeptidase, whose translation MLLLLLTGVLAVPIAAAAEPPVYQEPRFGWPLAPEPAVTRPFEAPSSEYGPGHRGVDLGAATGQQVLAAGPGVVVFAGLVAGREVLSIDHDGGLRSTYEPVSPGVATGDQVSGGQVVATVLAGHPECAVEACLHWGVRRGDEYLNPLTLIQTDSVLRLKPWDG comes from the coding sequence TTGCTGCTTCTGCTGCTTACCGGCGTACTCGCGGTGCCGATCGCCGCGGCCGCGGAGCCGCCGGTGTACCAGGAACCCCGGTTCGGCTGGCCGCTCGCGCCGGAGCCCGCGGTGACCCGACCCTTCGAGGCCCCCAGCTCCGAATACGGCCCAGGCCACCGTGGAGTGGACCTCGGCGCCGCCACCGGCCAGCAGGTACTGGCCGCCGGTCCCGGCGTGGTGGTGTTCGCCGGGTTGGTGGCGGGCCGCGAAGTGCTGTCGATCGACCACGACGGTGGCCTGCGCAGCACGTACGAACCGGTGAGTCCCGGCGTGGCGACCGGGGACCAGGTGTCGGGCGGGCAGGTAGTCGCCACCGTGCTGGCCGGGCACCCGGAGTGCGCCGTGGAAGCCTGCCTGCACTGGGGTGTCAGGCGCGGCGACGAGTACCTCAACCCGCTCACGTTGATCCAGACCGATTCGGTCCTGCGCCTGAAGCCTTGGGACGGCTGA
- the tsf gene encoding translation elongation factor Ts, translated as MANYTAADVKRLRELTGAGMMNCKKALEENDGDFDKAVEFLRIKGAKDVGKRAERATAEGLVAGDGGVLIELDSETDFVAKNEEFQQLAEKIVGVAKTVKTDDVEQLKAAELDGKTVNDAIQELAARIGEKLELRRVVVFEGTTETYLHRRGAGLPPAVGVLVEYTGDSADAARNAAMQVAALKAKYLSRDEVPAELVENERRIADQTAREEGKPEQALPKIVEGKVNAYYKDNVLLEQPSVTDNKKTVKALLDDAGVTVTRFARFEVGQQ; from the coding sequence ATGGCGAATTACACCGCGGCAGACGTAAAGCGCCTCCGCGAGCTCACCGGCGCCGGCATGATGAACTGCAAGAAGGCGCTCGAAGAGAACGACGGCGACTTCGACAAGGCCGTCGAGTTCCTTCGGATCAAGGGCGCCAAGGACGTCGGCAAGCGCGCTGAGCGCGCCACCGCCGAGGGCCTGGTCGCCGGCGACGGCGGCGTGCTGATCGAGCTCGACTCGGAGACCGACTTCGTCGCCAAGAACGAGGAGTTCCAGCAGCTCGCCGAGAAGATCGTCGGGGTGGCCAAGACGGTCAAGACCGACGACGTCGAGCAGCTGAAGGCCGCCGAGCTGGACGGCAAGACCGTGAACGACGCGATCCAGGAGCTGGCCGCGCGGATCGGCGAGAAGCTCGAGCTGCGTCGCGTGGTGGTCTTCGAGGGCACCACCGAGACCTACCTGCACCGCCGTGGCGCCGGCCTGCCGCCCGCCGTCGGCGTGCTGGTCGAGTACACCGGTGACAGCGCCGACGCCGCGCGCAACGCGGCGATGCAGGTCGCCGCGCTCAAGGCGAAGTACCTGAGCCGCGACGAGGTGCCCGCCGAGCTCGTCGAGAACGAGCGGCGCATCGCCGACCAGACCGCGCGCGAGGAGGGCAAGCCGGAGCAGGCGCTGCCCAAGATCGTCGAGGGTAAGGTCAACGCCTACTACAAGGACAACGTGCTGCTCGAGCAGCCGTCGGTGACCGACAACAAGAAGACCGTGAAGGCTCTTCTGGACGACGCAGGCGTGACCGTCACCCGGTTCGCTCGCTTCGAGGTCGGCCAGCAGTAG
- the frr gene encoding ribosome recycling factor codes for MIDETLLDAEEKMEKAVSVAKEDLSSVRTGRANPSMFSRIVVEYYGAPTPLNQLASVSIPEARMAIIKPYDASQLGAIEKAIRESDLGVNPGNDGTIIRITIPQLTEERRKEMVKVAKGKGEDAKVSIRSVRRKAKEELDRIQKDGEAGEDDVVRAEKELQNLTDSYVHQVEELVKHKETELLEV; via the coding sequence GTGATCGACGAGACCCTCCTCGACGCCGAGGAGAAGATGGAAAAAGCAGTGTCCGTCGCCAAGGAGGATCTGTCGTCGGTACGCACCGGCCGTGCCAACCCGTCGATGTTCTCCCGCATCGTGGTGGAGTACTACGGCGCGCCCACTCCGCTGAACCAGCTGGCCAGCGTGAGCATCCCGGAAGCCAGGATGGCGATCATCAAGCCCTATGACGCCAGCCAGCTTGGAGCGATCGAGAAGGCGATCCGCGAGTCCGACCTCGGCGTGAACCCGGGCAACGACGGCACCATCATCCGGATCACCATCCCGCAGCTCACCGAGGAGCGGCGCAAGGAGATGGTCAAGGTCGCCAAGGGCAAGGGCGAGGACGCGAAGGTCTCCATCCGCAGCGTCCGGCGCAAGGCCAAGGAAGAGCTGGACCGGATCCAGAAGGACGGCGAAGCGGGCGAAGACGACGTCGTGCGCGCTGAGAAGGAACTGCAGAACCTCACCGACAGCTACGTGCACCAGGTCGAAGAGCTCGTCAAGCACAAAGAAACCGAGCTGCTCGAGGTCTGA
- the pyrH gene encoding UMP kinase: MTAERPDGGYRRVLLKLGGEMFGGGAVGVDPDVVHSVAVQIADVVRTGVQMAVVIGGGNYFRGAELSQRGMDRDRADYMAMLGTVMNCLALQDFLEKEGLPTRVQSAITMGQVAEPYIPRRAERHLEKGRVVIFAAGVGMPYFSTDTAAAQRALEIGCDAVLMAKAVDGVYTADPKSDPGARMFHEITHREVLERGLKVADATAFSLCMDNRMPIIVFNLLTEGNIARAVSGERIGTLVSTPAGRPSA; encoded by the coding sequence ATGACTGCAGAGCGGCCCGACGGCGGTTACCGGCGGGTATTGCTCAAGCTGGGCGGCGAGATGTTCGGCGGGGGCGCGGTGGGTGTCGACCCCGACGTGGTGCATTCGGTCGCCGTCCAGATCGCCGACGTGGTCCGCACCGGGGTCCAGATGGCGGTGGTCATCGGAGGGGGCAACTACTTCCGCGGCGCCGAGCTTTCGCAGCGCGGCATGGACCGGGACCGGGCCGACTACATGGCCATGCTCGGTACCGTGATGAACTGCCTTGCCCTGCAGGACTTCCTGGAGAAGGAAGGGCTGCCGACCCGCGTGCAGAGCGCGATCACGATGGGGCAGGTCGCCGAGCCGTACATCCCCCGGCGCGCCGAGCGGCATCTGGAGAAGGGCCGTGTGGTCATCTTCGCCGCCGGTGTCGGCATGCCGTACTTTTCCACCGATACCGCCGCCGCGCAGCGCGCGCTGGAGATCGGCTGTGACGCGGTGTTGATGGCGAAGGCCGTGGACGGCGTCTATACCGCCGACCCGAAGAGCGACCCCGGTGCCAGGATGTTCCACGAGATCACCCACCGCGAGGTTCTGGAGCGCGGGCTGAAAGTAGCCGACGCGACCGCCTTCAGCCTCTGCATGGACAACCGGATGCCGATTATTGTGTTCAACCTGCTCACCGAGGGGAACATCGCCCGCGCGGTGAGTGGTGAGAGGATCGGCACCTTGGTCAGTACCCCCGCCGGAAGGCCGTCCGCCTAG
- a CDS encoding tyrosine recombinase XerC produces MSSANGHDRGQGRAGRRPDLRAIRAGLPAETAGLLVDYERHLRLERGLSEHTVRAYLGDLVLLLGFLHGVPEPRPGREAVPTLAGLEVGVLRAWLADQRATGASRTTLARRAAAARTFTAWARRTGALATDPGARLVAPRPHRTLPGVLRADQAGEVMRASGAGAAQLDAPAVRDHAVLELLYATGVRVSELCGLDLDDLDFERRVVRVLGKGGKERMVPFGVPAERALRTWLTEGRPVLAEAATKQASAALFLGVRGGRLDPRTVRRVVHDAVDSVPGATEMGPHGLRHTAATHLLEGGADLRSVQELLGHATLATTQLYTHVTVERLKAIHDQAHPRAR; encoded by the coding sequence ATGTCGTCAGCGAACGGTCACGATCGCGGCCAAGGCCGGGCTGGACGCCGCCCGGACCTGCGCGCGATCCGGGCCGGGCTGCCGGCAGAGACGGCCGGATTGCTGGTGGACTACGAACGTCACCTGCGGTTGGAACGCGGGCTTTCCGAGCACACCGTCCGGGCCTACCTCGGTGACCTCGTGCTGCTGCTGGGGTTTCTGCACGGTGTCCCCGAGCCGCGACCAGGGCGCGAGGCGGTGCCCACTCTCGCCGGGCTGGAGGTGGGCGTGCTGCGGGCCTGGCTCGCGGACCAGCGGGCCACCGGCGCGAGCCGGACCACACTGGCCAGGCGCGCCGCGGCCGCCCGCACCTTCACCGCGTGGGCGCGGCGTACGGGAGCGCTCGCCACCGACCCCGGCGCCAGGCTGGTGGCGCCGCGGCCGCATCGCACGCTGCCCGGGGTGCTTCGCGCGGACCAGGCCGGCGAGGTGATGCGGGCGTCCGGAGCGGGCGCGGCGCAGCTGGACGCGCCCGCGGTGCGCGACCACGCGGTGCTCGAACTGCTTTACGCCACCGGGGTCCGGGTGTCCGAACTGTGCGGGCTTGATCTCGACGACCTCGACTTCGAGCGGAGGGTGGTGCGCGTGCTCGGCAAGGGCGGCAAGGAACGGATGGTGCCGTTCGGAGTTCCGGCGGAACGCGCCCTGCGTACCTGGCTGACCGAGGGCAGGCCGGTACTCGCCGAAGCGGCCACCAAGCAGGCGTCCGCGGCACTGTTCCTTGGCGTTCGCGGTGGCCGGCTGGACCCGCGTACGGTGCGGCGGGTGGTGCACGACGCGGTCGATTCGGTGCCCGGCGCTACGGAGATGGGGCCACACGGGCTACGCCACACGGCGGCCACTCATCTTCTGGAAGGCGGTGCTGACCTTCGCAGCGTTCAGGAACTGCTCGGTCACGCTACGCTTGCCACGACGCAGCTCTACACTCACGTGACGGTCGAGCGGCTGAAGGCGATCCATGACCAAGCGCATCCCAGGGCCCGATGA
- a CDS encoding YraN family protein, translated as MVHTMARRPRRAPEKGVAPHLRLGRRGEELAAAYLKAQGFTVLSRNWRCRTGELDLVVTDGAELVVCEVKARSGTGFGDPAEAVTVEKAARIRRITDEWLRAFHIRWCPIRFDVLAVYLPRGGEPWVRHIPGAF; from the coding sequence ATGGTGCACACGATGGCCCGGCGGCCGCGGCGCGCCCCGGAAAAGGGGGTCGCGCCGCATCTGCGGCTGGGCAGGCGGGGCGAGGAGCTGGCCGCGGCGTACCTCAAGGCACAGGGGTTCACCGTCCTGTCCAGGAATTGGCGGTGTCGCACCGGCGAGCTCGATCTGGTCGTCACCGACGGCGCGGAGCTCGTGGTCTGCGAGGTCAAGGCCAGGTCCGGGACCGGCTTCGGCGATCCGGCCGAGGCCGTCACCGTGGAGAAGGCGGCGCGCATCCGCCGGATCACCGACGAATGGCTGCGCGCCTTCCACATCCGGTGGTGCCCGATCCGGTTCGACGTGCTCGCGGTCTACTTGCCGCGCGGCGGCGAGCCGTGGGTGCGCCACATCCCGGGGGCGTTTTAG